The following proteins are co-located in the Actinomycetes bacterium genome:
- the nusG gene encoding transcription termination/antitermination protein NusG, with translation AEAVDAAAEGAEAELDRELDDALVLDEDELLAESAPPVESPYDRPGQWFVVHTQSGYEKKVKQNLEARISSMNMEERIHEVVIPMEDVVEFKNGKKVVVQKKVFPGYLLVRCNLDDDSWYVVRNTPGVTGFVGQGAKPSPLPRRDVEAFLQVKPEGEEVATRKGKPRLEYEMGETVRVREGPFADFSGEIVEINEDQLKVKVLVNIFGRETPVELEFSQVAKL, from the coding sequence GCGGAGGCGGTCGACGCCGCGGCCGAGGGTGCCGAGGCCGAGCTCGATCGTGAGCTCGATGACGCGCTGGTCCTCGACGAGGACGAGCTGCTGGCCGAGTCCGCGCCGCCCGTCGAGAGCCCCTACGACCGTCCGGGCCAGTGGTTCGTGGTCCACACGCAGTCGGGCTACGAGAAGAAGGTCAAGCAGAACCTCGAGGCCCGCATCTCCTCGATGAACATGGAGGAGCGGATCCACGAGGTCGTCATCCCCATGGAAGACGTCGTCGAGTTCAAGAACGGCAAGAAGGTCGTCGTCCAGAAGAAGGTCTTCCCCGGCTACCTGCTGGTGCGCTGCAACCTCGACGACGACTCCTGGTACGTGGTGCGCAACACGCCGGGCGTGACCGGCTTCGTCGGCCAGGGCGCCAAGCCCTCGCCGCTCCCGCGGCGCGACGTCGAGGCCTTCCTGCAGGTCAAGCCGGAGGGCGAGGAGGTGGCCACCCGCAAGGGCAAGCCCCGCCTCGAGTACGAGATGGGCGAGACGGTGCGGGTCCGCGAGGGGCCGTTCGCCGACTTCTCCGGCGAGATCGTGGAGATCAACGAGGACCAGTTGAAGGTGAAGGTGCTGGTCAACATCTTCGGGCGCGAGACGCCCGTCGAGCTCGAGTTCTCGCAGGTGGCCAAGCTCTAG
- the rplK gene encoding 50S ribosomal protein L11 → MAKKKVAAVVKIQIPAGAATPAPPVGTALGPHGVAIMDFCKDYNAATEAQRGTIVPVEITIYEDRTFSFILKTPPTSVLIKAAAGVEKAANAAGRESAGSITQAQVAEIAQIKMPDLNANDLEAAKLQVAGTARSMGISVD, encoded by the coding sequence ATGGCCAAGAAGAAGGTTGCGGCCGTCGTGAAGATCCAGATTCCGGCGGGGGCGGCGACGCCGGCGCCGCCGGTGGGTACCGCGCTCGGGCCCCACGGCGTGGCCATCATGGACTTCTGCAAGGACTACAACGCCGCCACCGAGGCGCAGCGCGGCACGATCGTGCCGGTCGAGATCACGATCTACGAGGACCGCACGTTCAGCTTCATCCTGAAGACGCCGCCGACCTCCGTGCTGATCAAGGCCGCGGCCGGCGTCGAGAAGGCGGCCAACGCCGCCGGACGTGAGTCGGCGGGCAGCATCACCCAGGCCCAGGTGGCCGAGATCGCCCAGATCAAGATGCCCGACCTCAACGCCAACGACCTCGAAGCGGCCAAGCTGCAGGTCGCCGGCACCGCCCGCTCGATGGGCATCTCCGTCGACTGA